In Rhipicephalus microplus isolate Deutch F79 chromosome 9, USDA_Rmic, whole genome shotgun sequence, one genomic interval encodes:
- the LOC142771763 gene encoding uncharacterized protein LOC142771763 → MNDTMEEGMDDTSSSTDENPKVEDVVDVNHFANEVAALVDEKLRVDDPHDVNAVTFCEGSLSGASRDQYHLLVSVEDDVHSCRQCAYTTKIKRKMKEHLRQHTGEHLFQCHLCPAAFTANIRLTEHMRAHTGERPFSCTQCNASFSLKHSLTEHLRTHTEKRPFSCPLCNASFPLKLDLMKHISNHLKA, encoded by the exons ATGAACGACACAATGGAGGAAGGAATGGATGACACTAGTTCATCGACGGATGAGAATCCGAAGGTTGAAGACGTGGTTGATGTAAATCATTTTGCGAATGAAGTTGCGGCATTGGTGGACGAGAAGCTGAGGGTTGATGATCCGCATGATGTGAATGCAGTTACTTTCTGTGAAG GTTCCTTGTCTGGGGCATCCCGTGACCAGTACCATTTGCTCGTCTCTGTAGAAGATGATGTGCATTCCTGCCGGCAGTGTGCCTATACGACCAAGattaaaagaaaaatgaaagaacacCTTCGCCAACACACAGGGGAGCATCTCTTCCAGTGTCACCTGTGCCCTGCTGCTTTCACTGCGAATATCCGTCTCACAGAGCACATGCGCGCCCATACCGGAGAGCGTCCTTTCTCCTGCACCCagtgcaatgcatccttttcacTGAAACACAGCCTGACGGAACACTTgcgcacacacacagaaaagCGTCCTTTCTCCTGTCCCTTATGTAATGCATCCTTTCCACTAAAGCTCGACCTCATGAAACACATAAGCAACCACTTAAAAGCATAA